A region of Arabidopsis thaliana chromosome 5, partial sequence DNA encodes the following proteins:
- a CDS encoding asparaginyl-tRNA synthetase family (asparaginyl-tRNA synthetase family; FUNCTIONS IN: asparaginyl-tRNA synthase (glutamine-hydrolyzing) activity; INVOLVED IN: N-terminal protein myristoylation, tRNA aminoacylation for protein translation; EXPRESSED IN: sperm cell; BEST Arabidopsis thaliana protein match is: Class II aminoacyl-tRNA and biotin synthetases superfamily protein (TAIR:AT5G56680.1); Has 1807 Blast hits to 1807 proteins in 277 species: Archae - 0; Bacteria - 0; Metazoa - 736; Fungi - 347; Plants - 385; Viruses - 0; Other Eukaryotes - 339 (source: NCBI BLink).), which produces MGASSSTVQNLCSLSRTRIRSILCRPDGSRISRELGKSFTFLEVNYGSCAANLQVKIPLQGKATKEMIELNVEKFIDVGTVDHRSETPYSIPKSKLTLEYLRDHTYFRARTSMIAAVTRIRHKMCLAAKNRGRTA; this is translated from the exons ATGGGTGCCTCGTCATCAACGGTGCAGAATCTCTGTTCTCTGAGTCGGACCCGTATTCGATCGATTTTGTGTCGACCGGACGGCAGCAGGATTAGCCG GGAGCTAGGAAAAAGTTTCACTTTTCTTGAAGTGAACTATGGATCCTGCGCAGCGAATCTTCAGGTCAAG ATTCCTCTGCAAGGTAAAGCTACGAAGGAGATGATCGAGCTTAACGTTGAGAAGTTCATTGATGTGGGAACAGTGGATCACCGCAGTGAAACTCCGTACTCAATTCCTAAATCGAAGCTGACTCTAGAGTATTTGAGAGACCATACTTATTTTCGTGCAAGAACCTCCATGATTGCAGCAGTTACAAGAATCCGACATAAGATGTGTCTTGCGGCGAAGAATAGGGGCCGGACTGCATAA
- a CDS encoding Late embryogenesis abundant protein (LEA) family protein (Late embryogenesis abundant protein (LEA) family protein; BEST Arabidopsis thaliana protein match is: Late embryogenesis abundant protein (LEA) family protein (TAIR:AT5G53820.1); Has 1807 Blast hits to 1807 proteins in 277 species: Archae - 0; Bacteria - 0; Metazoa - 736; Fungi - 347; Plants - 385; Viruses - 0; Other Eukaryotes - 339 (source: NCBI BLink).) — MSSNSQNISFQAGQAKGQTQEKASTMMDKASNAAQSAKESLKETGQQIKEKAQGATESVKNATGMNK, encoded by the exons ATGTCAAGCAACTCCCAGAACATTAGCTTCCAAGCTGGCCAGGCCAAGGGCCAAACTCAG GAGAAGGCTAGCACCATGATGGACAAGGCTAGCAATGCTGCCCAATCTGCCAAGGAGTCTCTCAAAGAG ACCGGCCAGCAGATTAAGGAGAAGGCACAAGGAGCTACCGAATCAGTGAAGAACGCCACCGGCATGAACAAATGA
- the GDU7 gene encoding glutamine dumper 7 (glutamine dumper 7 (GDU7); Has 1807 Blast hits to 1807 proteins in 277 species: Archae - 0; Bacteria - 0; Metazoa - 736; Fungi - 347; Plants - 385; Viruses - 0; Other Eukaryotes - 339 (source: NCBI BLink).) translates to MSLHRDSMVPVNSRLENMDSPILSKICAWGVMLGLFALSLFAMAYACYHKQTSNSCIEEKQGKKQVLKPLDMEPKIVVIMAGNENPTFFAKPTQINA, encoded by the coding sequence ATGAGTCTGCATAGGGATTCAATGGTCCCGGTTAACTCCAGGTTAGAGAACATGGACTCTCCGATTCTCTCTAAGATTTGTGCGTGGGGCGTAATGCTGGGGCTCTTTGCGCTTTCATTATTCGCTATGGCCTATGCTTGCTATCATAAGCAAACTTCGAATTCATGCATCGAAGAGAAACAAGGAAAGAAGCAAGTGTTGAAGCCACTAGATATGGAACCAAAGATTGTTGTAATAATGGCTGGTAATGAAAACCCTACCTTCTTTGCTAAGCCAACCCAGATCAATGCATGA
- a CDS encoding S-adenosyl-L-methionine-dependent methyltransferases superfamily protein (S-adenosyl-L-methionine-dependent methyltransferases superfamily protein; FUNCTIONS IN: S-adenosylmethionine-dependent methyltransferase activity, methyltransferase activity; INVOLVED IN: biological_process unknown; LOCATED IN: cellular_component unknown; EXPRESSED IN: 7 plant structures; EXPRESSED DURING: LP.06 six leaves visible, LP.04 four leaves visible, 4 anthesis, petal differentiation and expansion stage, LP.08 eight leaves visible; CONTAINS InterPro DOMAIN/s: SAM dependent carboxyl methyltransferase (InterPro:IPR005299); BEST Arabidopsis thaliana protein match is: S-adenosyl-L-methionine-dependent methyltransferases superfamily protein (TAIR:AT5G38100.1); Has 1807 Blast hits to 1807 proteins in 277 species: Archae - 0; Bacteria - 0; Metazoa - 736; Fungi - 347; Plants - 385; Viruses - 0; Other Eukaryotes - 339 (source: NCBI BLink).), producing the protein MSTSSQSYPMSGGDDQHSYIHNSSYQKAGIDGVQEKARQYILENLDLLNMNPNLSTFTIADFGCSIGPNTFHAVQNIIDIVKLKHLKESQEDSRVAPLEFQVYFNDLPNNDFNTLFRTQPPSSKQEYFSVGVPGSFYGRVLPRNSIHIGNTSFTTHWLSKVPEEVCDKNSLAWNKNYIHCNNLIEEVTEAYKVQFEKDMGVFLKARAEELVPGGLMITLGQCLPDGVAMYETWSGIVKDTIGDCLQDMATLGVTTEEKIEMFNLPVYFPQVSELKGAIEQNIRFTIEMMEIVSHPLEAVQLSNNFITSMYRAILSTVIERHFGGSVVDELFRQFAKKLSEHPIDFEKCKKQMVYHIVLKRK; encoded by the exons ATGTCAACATCTTCTCAGTCGTACCCAATGAGTGGCGGCGATGATCAACACAGTTACATCCATAATTCCTCATACCAA AAAGCAGGCATAGATGGGGTTCAAGAAAAGGCAAGACAATACATTTTAGAAAACCTCGATCTCCTTAATATGAATCCCAATCTTAGTACTTTTACAATTGCAGATTTTGGTTGTTCTATTGGCCCTAACACTTTTCATGCTGTTCAAAATATCATTGATATTGTGAAACTTAAACACCTCAAAGAAAGCCAAGAAGATAGTCGTGTGGCGCCTCTCGAGTTCCAAGTTTACTTCAACGATCTACCGAACAATGACTTTAACACGCTCTTTAGGACTCAACCTCCTTCCTCCAAACAAGAATATTTCTCGGTTGGAGTTCCAGGTTCTTTCTATGGAAGGGTGTTACCAAGAAATAGCATCCACATCGGAAACACTTCCTTCACGACTCACTGGCTTTCAAAAGTTCCCGAAGAAGTTTGTGACAAGAACTCTCTAGCTTGGAACAAAAATTACATTCATTGTAATAATTTGATAGAAGAAGTTACCGAGGCTTACAAGGTCCAGTTCGAAAAAGACATGGGGGTCTTTCTTAAAGCTAGAGCCGAAGAACTTGTGCCTGGAGGATTGATGATCACATTAGGACAATGTTTGCCTGATGGTGTGGCCATGTATGAGACATGGTCAGGTATTGTGAAGGATACCATTGGTGATTGTCTTCAGGATATGGCCACTTTG GGAGTAACCACCGAGGAAAAGATCGAAATGTTCAACTTGCCCGTGTATTTTCCTCAAGTTAGTGAATTGAAAGGAGCGATTGAACAAAACATAAGGTTTACAATTGAGATGATGGAGATTGTAAGCCATCCATTGGAGGCTGTGCAATTATCCAACAACTTCATCACTTCCATGTATCGAGCAATTCTCTCTACAGTTATAGAAAGACACTTTGGAGGTAGTGTGGTAGATGAACTATTCCGTCAATTTGCTAAGAAACTCTCCGAGCACCCgattgattttgaaaagtGTAAGAAACAAATGGTCTATCATATCGTTCTTAAACGAAAGTGA
- a CDS encoding S-adenosyl-L-methionine-dependent methyltransferases superfamily protein, with protein sequence MNPNLSTFTIADFGCSIGPNTFHAVQNIIDIVKLKHLKESQEDSRVAPLEFQVYFNDLPNNDFNTLFRTQPPSSKQEYFSVGVPGSFYGRVLPRNSIHIGNTSFTTHWLSKVPEEVCDKNSLAWNKNYIHCNNLIEEVTEAYKVQFEKDMGVFLKARAEELVPGGLMITLGQCLPDGVAMYETWSGIVKDTIGDCLQDMATLGVTTEEKIEMFNLPVYFPQVSELKGAIEQNIRFTIEMMEIVSHPLEAVQLSNNFITSMYRAILSTVIERHFGGSVVDELFRQFAKKLSEHPIDFEKCKKQMVYHIVLKRK encoded by the exons ATGAATCCCAATCTTAGTACTTTTACAATTGCAGATTTTGGTTGTTCTATTGGCCCTAACACTTTTCATGCTGTTCAAAATATCATTGATATTGTGAAACTTAAACACCTCAAAGAAAGCCAAGAAGATAGTCGTGTGGCGCCTCTCGAGTTCCAAGTTTACTTCAACGATCTACCGAACAATGACTTTAACACGCTCTTTAGGACTCAACCTCCTTCCTCCAAACAAGAATATTTCTCGGTTGGAGTTCCAGGTTCTTTCTATGGAAGGGTGTTACCAAGAAATAGCATCCACATCGGAAACACTTCCTTCACGACTCACTGGCTTTCAAAAGTTCCCGAAGAAGTTTGTGACAAGAACTCTCTAGCTTGGAACAAAAATTACATTCATTGTAATAATTTGATAGAAGAAGTTACCGAGGCTTACAAGGTCCAGTTCGAAAAAGACATGGGGGTCTTTCTTAAAGCTAGAGCCGAAGAACTTGTGCCTGGAGGATTGATGATCACATTAGGACAATGTTTGCCTGATGGTGTGGCCATGTATGAGACATGGTCAGGTATTGTGAAGGATACCATTGGTGATTGTCTTCAGGATATGGCCACTTTG GGAGTAACCACCGAGGAAAAGATCGAAATGTTCAACTTGCCCGTGTATTTTCCTCAAGTTAGTGAATTGAAAGGAGCGATTGAACAAAACATAAGGTTTACAATTGAGATGATGGAGATTGTAAGCCATCCATTGGAGGCTGTGCAATTATCCAACAACTTCATCACTTCCATGTATCGAGCAATTCTCTCTACAGTTATAGAAAGACACTTTGGAGGTAGTGTGGTAGATGAACTATTCCGTCAATTTGCTAAGAAACTCTCCGAGCACCCgattgattttgaaaagtGTAAGAAACAAATGGTCTATCATATCGTTCTTAAACGAAAGTGA
- a CDS encoding uncharacterized protein (unknown protein; BEST Arabidopsis thaliana protein match is: unknown protein (TAIR:AT3G30580.1); Has 1807 Blast hits to 1807 proteins in 277 species: Archae - 0; Bacteria - 0; Metazoa - 736; Fungi - 347; Plants - 385; Viruses - 0; Other Eukaryotes - 339 (source: NCBI BLink).): MDKEECSSSESGWTTYLSSPIKVDEDEVVDEDYYYEGYNIYNYSSKVEHEEERNKDSDDSMASDASSGPNYQRFHQKNKALDLKNGKNEGNSKSKNDDDHHNHYHDGKKTSNSYRKKDKKKRENKSTYRMK, from the coding sequence ATGGATAAAGAAGAATGCAGCAGTAGTGAATCCGGTTGGACAACTTATCTTTCGTCGCCGATTAAAGTAGATGAAGATGAGGTCGTGGATGAGGACTACTACTATGAAGGGtataacatttataattattcGAGTAAAGTCGAACACgaagaagagaggaacaaAGATAGCGATGATTCAATGGCCTCAGATGCTTCGTCTGGGCCAAATTATCAGCGGTTCCACCAAAAGAACAAGGCGTTGGATTTGAAGAACGGGAAAAATGAAGGTAATTCTAAGAgtaaaaatgatgatgatcatcataatcattatCATGACGGTAAAAAAACTAGTAACTCATACAggaaaaaagacaagaaaaagagagaaaataagagTACCTATAGGATGAAGTGA
- the bZIP43 gene encoding basic leucine-zipper 43 (basic leucine-zipper 43 (bZIP43); FUNCTIONS IN: DNA binding, sequence-specific DNA binding transcription factor activity; INVOLVED IN: regulation of transcription, DNA-dependent; CONTAINS InterPro DOMAIN/s: Basic-leucine zipper (bZIP) transcription factor (InterPro:IPR004827), bZIP transcription factor, bZIP-1 (InterPro:IPR011616); BEST Arabidopsis thaliana protein match is: basic leucine-zipper 42 (TAIR:AT3G30530.1); Has 1520 Blast hits to 1514 proteins in 119 species: Archae - 2; Bacteria - 0; Metazoa - 100; Fungi - 7; Plants - 1350; Viruses - 0; Other Eukaryotes - 61 (source: NCBI BLink).), with translation MQPSTNIFSLHGCPPSYLSHIPTSSPFCGQNPNPFFSFETGVNTSQFMSLISSNNSTSDEAEENHKEIINERKQKRKISNRESARRSRMRKQRQVDELWSQVMWLRDENHQLLRKLNCVLESQEKVIEENVQLKEETTELKQMISDMQLQNQSPFSCIRDDDDVV, from the coding sequence ATGCAACCATCCACCAACATTTTTAGCCTCCATGGTTGTCCACCTTCGTACCTTTCCCATATTCCTACATCCTCACCATTTTGCggacaaaaccctaatccatTCTTCAGCTTCGAAACTGGCGTGAACACTTCACAGTTCATGAGTTTGATCAGCAGCAACAACTCGAcctcagatgaagcagaagagaATCATAAGGAGATAATAAATGAGAGGAAGCAAAAGAGGAAGATATCTAACAGAGAATCGGCAAGAAGATCGCGTATGAGGAAGCAGAGACAAGTGGATGAGCTTTGGTCACAGGTGATGTGGCTTAGGGATGAGAATCATCAGCTGCTTCGTAAGCTTAACTGCGTTTTAGAGTCTCAAGAGAAGGTTATTGAAGAGAATGTTCAGCTCAAAGAGGAAACCACTGAGCTTAAGCAAATGATTAGTGATATGCAGCTTCAGAATCAGAGTCCTTTCTCTTGCATCAGAGACGACGACGACGTTGTAtag